From one Deltaproteobacteria bacterium genomic stretch:
- a CDS encoding type II toxin-antitoxin system VapC family toxin produces MPPRKVGNGALPAPELIQAEFGNILWKKRRAGELDGTTAGEILDNFKRSPLVVQPHGPFMKLAWEIALKDRQTFYDGLYLALAMTEKARMVTADRKFYEALAGTASERHLLWIEEVA; encoded by the coding sequence TTGCCGCCGCGGAAGGTTGGCAACGGCGCCTTGCCGGCTCCGGAGTTGATCCAGGCCGAGTTCGGAAATATTCTCTGGAAGAAGCGTCGGGCGGGCGAGCTCGATGGAACAACCGCAGGGGAGATACTGGACAACTTCAAAAGGTCGCCGTTGGTTGTGCAACCACACGGCCCATTCATGAAGCTTGCATGGGAAATTGCCCTGAAAGACCGCCAAACGTTTTACGACGGCTTGTACCTCGCCTTGGCGATGACCGAAAAAGCGCGAATGGTCACCGCCGACCGGAAGTTTTACGAAGCCCTTGCCGGGACGGCGTCGGAACGGCATCTCCTCTGGATCGAAGAGGTGGCCTGA